The DNA region GGTTGAGAACTACTTTGCCAAGATCAAGGAATTCCGGGGCATCGCCACCCGCTACGACAAGACCGATACCAGCTACGCCGCAAACTTGAACCTCGCCGCCACCATCATTGCCATGCGCTAATTGTCAACAGGCCCTAGTGCACCCGCCGGCGGCGGCCCCGTTGGGTTTGGGACTGCAGCAGGGGATCGTCGTCGAAAAGCTCGGCCAGCTTGTCCATCATGGCGCCGCCCAATTGTTCGGCGTCGACGATGGTTACGGCGCGGCGGTAGTAGCGCGTGACGTCGTGGC from Alphaproteobacteria bacterium includes:
- a CDS encoding IS5/IS1182 family transposase, coding for VENYFAKIKEFRGIATRYDKTDTSYAANLNLAATIIAMR